GCGAGCATTGCCCAAGCAGTATTGACAGCATGAGCAGTCACCTTTGAAATTTACATAAACCTGCTTAGTCTTAAAAAAACTAAGATGTAAGtctatatatgcaaatatattTAAAGTTCCATGAAAACTAAGTTTTTTTGTTGCAAATAAGTAAATACATTTAATAATCGagagaaaaaataaattttgcATTGCATCAATTTAATTGCAGCTGGAGCAAATCTTCTTGTGAATTAAACTCCATGAGATAGTTGACGAAAAAAAAGCTCCAAACATATACAATAAATCCAATTAGAAAGATATGATTCAAATCTAGGCTAACTATATGTCAACTTGTTGAAGAATTTTTAATATtagtggagatgcacgtgccCCAGGCACATGTTTAAAGTGGAGATGTTTAAAACTGATTGGATTGCATCGAACTACTACTGAAAAGTCTCATTTGTTATGCGATGGAATAACCaaggaggcggccggcgagaTTTGAAACGGGCTGGCGCGGAGGTTGGCCTTATATAGAAAGCGATTAACCAAAGCGGGCAATTTAcaataaccgcctcggttaatattaaccgaggcggtcatctTAAGTTGCCCGCCTCAATtaatattaaccgaggcggttacaatatgttgcccgcctcggttaagttTCCCAGAATTTGATCCCAAGGCTTTGTTGCCTTGcatttttctccaaattcttgCACTGCACTTCATAATCCCCCAAAAGTAAAGCTGTAGGTTTCAAAATTCttgacaacttttgtttcagtaaCTTTTGCTGATTTGGCCTCTAACATTTTCAAACcttattttgaaaaaatagtGTTAAGTATGTTTTGATGATTATGTCCAGAATTGTTTCAATAACCTCTAATATTCAACGTTTAAACAAATAAACATGTCATTCTCGAGTCCAATTATCTCCGGAATTGATTACTTAACTTTGAATTCATCCATAATAATAATATGTTAGAAAAATCGACGGCTGGGAACCTCTAGTTCAATAACTCAGtacatttattacattaattaTTAAATCAAACTCATTTTGGCTTAGACGATAGCATTGTCCTCTTCTCACCATCCGGGCAGCACCATGTCTTCATCTTGGTCTTGTTGACGCCGGACTCAACTTGCTTGATCTTGTGTGGATGATCGGTAAAGAGCGAGAACTCCGCGTAGTTGTTGTATTCCTCGGGGATCTGTACTCCATCAGCTCCCACTATCCTCCGCTTTTCTGATACAACCACATGTTTATTTGAATCTCTAGGCTTCGGGTAGTAGGCTACCTGAGCGACGCGATTTGCTAGTACCCACTGATCATGTTTATACCCGACACTTCCAAGTTCCACGGTGGTTAGCCCATACTCGTCTACGACAACCGCATTTGGATTGACCCACTGGCACTGGAAGATGGGTATCTGTAGTTCACCACTGTAGTCAAGTTCCCATGTCTGCTCAATCTGCCCAAAGTATGCCTTGGTGTCTCCAGTGGCCTCGTCGATGCCCCTATATCTAACCCTGTTGTTCTGTGCTTCGCTCTTCTTATCCTTCTCTTTCATGTGAAACGTGTATCCATTGATGTCATACCCTTGCCATGAGGTGATTTGGGAAGACAGGCCGTATGCAAGCCTCGACTCATCAGATTCGCCATAGCGAGGTATGCCCTGATGTTTGATCCACATCATGAAATTGATCTTGTGCTATCTCTGTACCCAAGCCTCTGTGCGTCCGTCACGACCACGACAGAGCTCTTCCATATGCTTCTCAACCCACTTATCCATGACAACTAACTGATTAAGGGCGTTGTGATGGGCTTCTTGCAGCATTTCTCCTTCCGCATCGGTGCGATCTTTCCTCCCCGTGCACCCCATCCCTGAGGTTCTGCCTTCATGCGGATGGACGGGCAACCCAATCGCATTTCCGTCCTGTATATATTTGGTGCAGCAATTAATGGCCTCCTCCGTTGTGTATGCTTCGATCATAGAGCCCTCTGGGTAAGCATAGTTATGGATGTATCTATTTAGTGTCGACATGAACCTCTCGTACGTCCACATTTGGTGCAGGTATACAGGCCCGAGGTCCTGAATCTGATCAACCATGTACATCATCAAGTGTGGCATAATATCAAAGTAAGACGGCGGGAAGCACATCTCGAGCTGGCAAATCATCTCTGCGATGAATTGTTTCATGCCTGGTAGCTCAGCTTCATCGATGACCTTTTGTGTGATCCAGTTGAAGAAGTAACTGAGCCGAGTGATGACCATCTTCACATACTCTGGACCAATTGCCCTGATCATAATTGGGAGGAACACCGTGAGCATGATGTGGCAGTCATGTGCGTTGAAGCTGGTTAGTGTGAGGTCCTTCATCGAGACCAGACTCTTGATGTTCGAAGAGAATCCGGTCGGCACCTTGACGGCCCTAAGCCACTGGCACAGAGCCCTCTTATCATCTGTTGTGAGGTTGTTGCTTGCACCTGGAAGGTCCATCTTCCCACTCTACGCCGCTGGGATTGGATGAAGTTCGGGCCTAATGTCCAAGTTCACAagatcctgacgtgacttcagaCCATCCTTCGTCTTAGTCTTCATGTCTAGCAGGATCCCGGCAGTGCTTTCAAAAACATTCTTCGAAAGGTGCATGCAGTCGATGGCATGGGGTGTATCTAACTCCTTCCAGTACGACAGGTTCTTGAAGAAACACGACTGCTTCTTGAAAGGAACTGCGGTGACAGGCGGTTGTTCCTCCTCCATTATATCCCacttcctcttcttcatcttTTCTGTGGTCCCATCTTCCttagctttcttcttcttcccgaaCTCTATGTTTATGCCCttcaccatttcaaacacctTTTGCCCATAACTTGTCTTCTCTGGCTTATCTGTTTGAGGCTCATCCACTTTGTCAAAGAACTGATTCATCGAAGGATGCCGGTACCTGTGCTTTTTGCTGAGGAATCGCTTATGCCTCATGTACACCAATTTGTTCGATCCAGTAAGATAAGTGTAGCAGGTACCATCAATGCAAACTACACAACCTGACTTGCCTTTGATCTGCCCCGATAGTGAAAAAAGACTAGGGTAATCGGTGATGGTGACAAAGATGATGGCTTTTAGAGTGAACTCCTTTACGAACGCATCCATCATTTTTACCCACTCTTCCCATAGCATCTTCATGTCCTCCATGAGTGGCTCCAGAAACACATCTATATCATTGCCTGGCTGCTTCGAGCCAGAAATAAGCATGGTTAGTAAAAGATACCTATGCTTCAAACATAGATAGGGAGGTAGGTTGTAGATGGTCAGGATGACCGGCAAAGTGCTGTGGGAGCTGCTGAGGTCACTGAACGTATTCATCCCATCGGTACTTAGTGCGAACCAGATGTTCCTTGCCTTGTCACCAAACTCCTTTGCGTACTTTGCATCGAATCTTTTCCACTAATTGCCATCGGAGGGGTGTTGTAGCCTGCCATTGCCCCTAATGTGTTTTGCCGATGCATGCCACGACATGTGCTTGGCATCCTCTGGGTTCCTGAATAACGCACGCAGACGATCGATCACAGGGAGGTACCACACTAACAGGGCATGACTTTTTCTCTGCACGtatccctcttcttcctcatcctcagGAACCGTCAGGATTTGTTtggtcgtcttcttcttctgcctaCTCTTGGGTCCCTCGTCATCCACGTCGGCGTGACCACCGACATTTCTCTTGTAGCGACTCGCGCCGCAGTGTGGATAGCTCTGTAAGTTCTCATACTTGCCCCGATACATGATACAAAGATTACTGCACGCATGGAACTTTTTAAGCTTCATCGACACTAGCCGGATCATTTTCTTCGCTCGATACGTGTTGGGCGACACCTTGTTACCCTTTGGGTATGTGTCATACTTGCCCCGATACAGGATATAATGATTACTGCATGCATGGAACTTTTTAAGCTTCATCGACACTGGCCGGATCATTTTTTTCGCTCGATACGTATTGGCCGGTACCTTATTACCCTCTGGGTATATGTTAGCAAGGATACGTAACAGGTTGTTGAAGCTAGTGACGGACCACCCATGGTGAGACTTCAGCATCAGCAATTGGAGATTAAAATGCAATGCCATCCATTGCTTCGGACAATCCTTATACAACGGATCAATTGCCTCCAGCTTCATCTCCTTAAAATTCTCGAGCCACTTTGGATTCCCAAACAAAACATCGTCTTGGTCCATTTAGCTAGGTTCTCGAAAATCTCTGCATCTTCGAGCCCCAAAAATCACTCTTCTCATCACAATCCCCATCACCATCATTGGCTGCCATGTCTTGGAGAAGTTCATTGATCTTGACTTAATCACAATTTCCCAGTATCGCCGCCCGCTCTTGCTGCCGGTGATGATGAGGGCTGTTGTCCTCATTCATTCACCGACGAGGTCGTTGTTGACGAGTTTCGTTCTGATGCACTGGTGGTGCTCGAATCCACTTTGCAATGAAACTTCCAGACGGTGTAATTGTCGACAAAACCATAGCGGATCAGGTGAGATTTCACCACGCTATCTTCGTAGACAAGATTGTTCTTGCATCTATTGCACGGACAAATGGTGCCCTCCCGACCCAGACTTGTACGATGCTTTTTCACAACGGCAACAAATTTTGTCACATGATGCAGGAAAGTCAGATCGTTGCCAGCCCTCAGTACCTTATACATCCACTCTGCCCTGTACATGAAGAGATCCTGCACACAGCGAGAAATAAGAGTCAGATCGATTGGGATCTAGTTTTCTCTCTCCTGCATTTAGaactagatctagatccaaaaCAAATAGAaagagaggagatgagaggGTGAGGAGTTAGAAATCAACCTTTTGCGGTGTCCTCCCCCACCAAATCCAAGTGTGAAACTTGCCCCCTCTAGAATGCTCAAGTTTGGGTGTTTTGACCTCAAAATACCTAAAAATGGAGGAGGAGCcatggggaggaagaagaggagtggCTGCTATATATAACAAACTTAACCGAGGTGGGCACTGTAACAGAAATGCCTCGGTTAATGACACTTAACCGAGATGGTTAAGTTATAAACaaacgcctcggttaatcatttaaccgaggcggttgtctttactcaaccgcctcggttaagtttctgtaaccgaggcggtttttctTAAGctaccgcctcggttaatagtaaCCGAGGCGGATGTACGGCCGGCGGCCCGGCgtctattaaccgaggtggtccGGGAGCCTGCCCGCCTCCGACGCCATTTGTAAGTGCCTCACAAAatagaattttgtagtagtgagaaTTATAACTATAGAATCCGTGCCAGCAAACAACTCTAAATTATAGTAAACAATATTAACGCTTATTtgttcaaataaatttattatgaaaatatattcaaTAACTaatctaataatatttattttgtgtTAGAATATTATAACTTTTTATATAACTTTAGTCAAAGTTCAACCCATTTAACTCATTGAAAATGAGAATTGAATTGTTTTATCATAATTTCTTATATATTATGAATAAAATTTGGCCACCACTTAGTTCTTGTTGGCATTTTAATATTATGACCAAAACCATAAGCAAATTTCTAGAAACTTCTTAAACTTTATAAAAAGGAAAATTATCAATTGTTGTAAAAGTATCAATTTTTATATTTTGGCACTAAatcaaatgaaaaatatcaatTGTTATAAAAGTATCAATTTTTATATTTTGACACTAAATCAAATGAGTAGCTAAATCATTTATCCATACATTGGAATACTCTAATTTTGGCATGTCAATATATTGGCTAGCTTTGATTTTGCCATAGTAAAACCAGGAAGCCAACCAATTAGGCTCAACAAGCCAGATCGGCCATCTTATTAAGATTTCGAGCTACTTTGTTAGAAAACAACAAAAACAAACGATTCAGCTCGGATTCTGAAAAGCTCGAGCTAACTCCGCCGGTACCACTGGcctgcttttctttttttaatgaaaagTGTACCTATATTAAGAGTTAAGGAACATGTACAAAGCCAGTGTAACTATAGATACACCATACAAGGATATAGAGGCCAGCTGTCCTACCCAACTTGCACCAAGGGCTCAACAAAATAAAAACTACAACTAGAACCTGAGACCCTTTGCAGGCCGAGAACTCTAGAAATCCCCGCCGCTAGAGACCGCCGGCtccggccgtcgccgcccagCTATAGATCTAAGGAATCTCCATCGCATGAACGCTTTGAAATTAATGAGCCACAGCAGATGAGGCCATCGCCAAAGTCCTTCAGTTAGGGTGGTACCCTCAATATTGGACTGAAACTCGTTGCCCGTAATGACCGCCGCTATGGGATCCCCGAGCTCGATCCAACCTCCCGGATTCCGCTACACCAGCAGCCCCTGATGAAGACCCCTGGGGGAATCTCAATCTTTTGGTGACGGCAAACTGGATAGCTTGATTAGGGGGAGGAAAGTTACATTCACGGCCTGACTACAACTTCCAGTGACGTTGCAATACACCACCATCCAAGGTCGCCACAACTTGTAGAGCGCGACCACAGCCACAAGGGAATAAGTCTTGCATGCAATCGAAGAACTAGTAAGAGCAAGTAAACAACCATGATCACTATGGTGGGGTtcctgatgaggacatcctccactattacCCGCTAGCAAAGACGCAACAAAAAAAATGGGCCAAGTGGCCCAGTTGTAGTCGGGCGGCGACAGTGTGAGCCTCTGAATAATCTCACCTTGcttagcttgggaggaggaagccacCTTAAAAGAGAGAGCCACCCTTCCTCTATTGGACTAGTCTTTTGGGGCGATTGGACCTTTTTCTGAGTGGGTGCGCCGGAGTGCGGTTCTAAGATTGCCGAGGCACAACACAAGAGGCCCTAGTGGTGTTGTAGGCCAGATCGGTGCGTCGTAATTTTGGATACCGGTGCTAAGGCCCTTATTTAAGGAGGTgggaatgatgaggacatcctccactattacccaGTGGCAAAGacataacaaaaaaaatggGCGAAGTGGCCCAGTTGTAGTCGGGCGGTGACCGTGTGAGCCTCTGAATAATCCCATCTTGCTTAGCTTGGAAGGAGGAAGCCACCTTAAAAGGTAGAGCCACCCTTCCTCTATTGGACTAGTCTTTTGGGGTGATTGGGCATTTTCCTGAATGGGTGCGCCGGAGTGCGGTGCTAAGATTGCCAAGGCACAACGAGAGGCCCTAGTGGCGTTGTAGGCCGGATCGGTGCGTCGTAATTTCGGATgccggtgctaagattgcgggATTCAGGGaatccggatcggtgtgtcgggCTTTTCATCCAACCCCACCTGGGCTGGATGCATCAGTTCCGAAAGCAAGAAGACAAGCGGCTGGATCAGCATGCGCGCTTCATGGAAGTAGTGATAGATATCTTGCAAAAACAAAACCCAACCACTCAGTTGCGGTTGCTGATGGTTTATATATGTGGGAGAGTAGATAAGAGGCATGGAGGGGTGTAAAACTTAATTTAGGAAGGCCCCTAGTGGATTGAACAAGATACAAAGGCCTCAACCCAAGACTGAAGTTCCGAATATCTTTCTGCAGTTTCTGGTCGGCCCCGATGGGTATCCCTTATATTTATACCCGACAAAAAGAATAACATTAAGGTTAGCAGGAGCATAGGCATAGAACAGTATCTATTCAAGTTAGCAAGGGCTATACTACACACAAGGTTAGGGCTACAGGTGCCACGAATTCTAGACATCATGGTGAATGTCCTGTGCTAGGTCCTACTAGGCCCATTACATCTTTGAGAACTCCTACATAGTACCTGAATGTGGGTGACTTCGCAAGACCTGCTGAAGTGTGTTGGACggatagggctatcaccacctattGCCCACCCGTTACCTGGACAAGTAAAGAGTTAGAGCAAAcctgaaagcacaacgaaccgatattcTTACCTGGATCGTCTAGCCTAACCACATAACCCATAATAAAACAAGGAATGGTATGATAAACTATCGAGATAGCATATCAACCACGGATAAACTTATATTATGAGGTTGGTTCCTGCCATCTCTTCATAAGGAAACTTGTCAAACCGACCTTGGGAGGGTAAGATTGAATCACCAGCCAAAGTTCACCTGGACGGGACGCTGTCTAGGTTCGGCCGAGCCCCAAGTGGTCCCTCTAGCCACCGATTTTCACCAGTGATTGACATGTTGGTCTTGATCTTATCCATTGGGTGATGCTCTCTTGGAACGTTGGTTTTTTCTGACATATGGGCCCTCTTTATATGTGTGATGCAGGACAAGATCTTTGTGTGTTTTAGCTGCATCTTCTGTGTGTTCTCTTGATATTCTGTACTTGTGAACCTAAAATGGCTAGATGGCATACaattgtggagctaggttaTAGTGATaaaaatatgtgagtaaggtgtatatagttttcctttatcaTGAGTATATAGTTAACGGTCGGATTTCGCACTTAAGGACCATCAATAGAGGCCTACTGATAAGAAATCTTGAGCTTGTCAATAAAGGTATGCTCATCAACACTCCTTGGCGCTTGGTCCATAATTGAAATTCTTTTGTTGCAATGATAATCATATCTAAGTATTATCCTCATGCTTCTTTATGGACTGCTGCAACTTATGTTCCTAAATCAACCTTTTGGAGCTCTATTCTTAGCATTAGGTATCATCTTGAACAAAATGTCACCATCCAATTCATTGATGTGGCAACATATTTATTTGGAATCAGCCTTGGAGTCCTTTTTGGAGGCAAATGCATGAAAAACCAAACCTTGAGCAAGAAGTTTATCAAATATGGGATAGGGTTTCTCATCTATGGCGGTCAAACATGAAAACTTGGGATTCTGATAAAATTATCACCATATTTGGACAATGAACTTGGGACGCCCTTGTGTATGTTCCTATCATTGCAGGTACATGACTAGATAAGTTTTGCTGGGAGCTAACCTCTAATGGACAATGCACTTCCAAGAGTCCCTATAAGATGCTAGCAGTGGATGAGGCAACAAATTCACCACCCACTAATATTCCCATGCGGGTTCTGCAGATCTTACATCAAGTATGGGCAGACAAAATAATCTAGCCTCGGGTTTAAACGTTTGCTTGGAGGTTGCATAGATTAGCCTTGGTGGTTGCTTATATATGCCCATGTTGTGGATGCACTCAAAAAACTTGCTCATGTTGTGGAGGCGTAGAAAATGAGATTCACATGTTTTTTTAGTGTAGTTATATATGCCAAGATAGTGTGGTTTTCTTCCGTGATTGGAATTCAAGCTCATGCTCTGTCTTCTTCAAGTCATGGGCTTCACATGCAAGTTATGACAATATTGCAATAAGGACTATCACAAGCAACTACATGTATGATTTTTCCAGCTTGTGGTGCCTTTGGAAATCTTGTAATGATAGGTTCAACAATATTCATTGGTCGCCTGCAAGAGTGCTCCATGAGACCAGAGCTATAGATATGTCTTACAACGTGGCTCTGGTAAAAGATATGACTCCTCCGGATCCTTTAATACAGTCCAGTCACCATCACCCAAATTCACAAGGTACGTTACAAAGCTGATCCAATGTAGGTACATGATTGTCCAAGAGTGATGAGCACATGACACCTTCGGATATGAACATTGATTATAAAGTGAGTTTGTTCTTACATTTGCATAATGATTTCATATACAATTCACTTGGTTCCACATGTACATGTCATTATTTGCTTGTAGGTACAATCCACACATGGGAGCTAGGCACATGTTGGAGGATGTCTCGAACATGTGAAGAGGACTTCAAAGATGGCCAAGGACGTCCTTCCCCTTGGCCACCACCTTTGGAGACCAGCAAGGGCGCCCCAGCCAAGGTGGAGGGCCAAACCGATTCAACTTCGAGTCTGATTCGGAGTCCAAGAGCATTCAGTAATAAAACAGATGCCCAGGTCGTAAATGGAGTCGGATTTGGACGTTCTTTATATGgctggaaagataatttgaagTCGCTTCCAATGGCACCAGTTTTAGGCCCAAATTCATCTGGAGTTGATAGGAATCGTTCGAGGAATTCGATGTCCAGTTTCTGTCCCGGCGCTGCGACGCCGTCTTTCGGTCTTTGGGCCTTGTATCATGTTGGAGCCCATTAGGGGTGCGTCCAAGGGTCTCGCACGACCCTACGGAGTTTCTTAGCAGCCGCCACACccttgttagggtttgggtatTGTTTAAGTTATTCTGTACAGAACAGTTCGCTGCTagatcggtttgtgagaccccaactcgtgagtttaatcattcatctgcaatTTGGTTGTGTTCTtccttgttcttgcttgtgttcttcgattcgcaggCAAGGATTAGCCTTCGTGGCAAGGTCAACCGGGCAGTGCACGGTTGATAACCAAGAGACGACATGGTGGTTCGATTGCGGGCTCGGGTCTTGttgatctgaagccggatcgctTGTGTCGGATTGTCGACAAATCGATAGTTATCCTCCTGACGGAAGATTGGGACCCCTGTTCCCATCAAAGAGCGTGATTCTTCAGAACCAAACTGGGATCGGAGTCTTCATACTTTCTTCTCGGAGGCATACACTATCGTCTGGATACTTTTTTCAGGTTGCAATAACTCCATGCATCTTAGAACCATTGGAAGCAGAAGATTGGGCATTACTACTAGGTGCAAGGCTTGCTGCAGCACTAAACTTGTAGGTGCTGAACTTCCTCACAGACAACGAAATACATTAGGTGTAGCTAAAAGGAGATCATCACGCCATTACCCTCGTCATTGGTCATTGCAACCAATTCTTTCTAAGTTTGCACAAATCACTAAAGGGATGCAACATTCGATCATCAAAATCAACAGGGACTCAAACAATGTGGCTGACTGGCTCGCAAAGCAGGCAAGACAGGCAACAATTCCTAGTCCTTGCCTTTTCTCTTGCATAGCAAATGTGCATTCTACTAATCAATGTACTGTGCAAAGTGCCCATATTTATATTGTGCCTCTAAGTAATGCAATATaccatttttaaaaaaaatagtttcAAATACTAGTACACACCAAACACGCAATGACTAAAATAACAAAATATTGTACACGAAAGTGCGGAACATGGTGCCGGTTGATATGGGCTTCCTTCCCTCGGCATTAGACAACACACTTTATTTGTTGGAATTGTCTGTACTAGAAGGAGATAGCAAAGGGCTCCACAAACAACAAATGGATGGTATCCTTGAGGTTCCGACAGTTAGTGAAATTATCATCCTGGTTGTACATGAATTCCTAGTCCTTGCCTTTTCTCTTGCATAGCAAATGTGCATTCTACTAATCAATGTACTGTGCAAAGTGCCCATATTTATATTGTGCCTCTAAGTAATGCAATATaccatttttaaaaaaaaaatagtttcaAATACTAGTACACACCAAACACGCAATGACTAAAATAACAAAATATTGTACACGAAAGTGCGGAACATGGTGCCGGTTGATATGGGCTTCCTTCCCTCGGCATTAGACAACACACTTTATTTGTTGGAATTGTCTGTACTAGAAGGAGATAGCAAAGGGCTCCACAAAACAACAAATGGATGGTATCCTTGAGGTTCTGACAGTTAGTGAAATTATCATCCTGGTTGTACATGAATTCCATCGTCCTGGTCATGTTGAATATGCTCTCCAGTAGCTGCCTGGGCACTCCATTATCAGGGTTCAACCACTCATGGTTAAAATCTTTCCATGTATCCTCTTTAAGTTCCTCTATCTTCTTGCGTGCAATCTGAATTGAGACATTGTGCTCTTTCATGTAGCTTTTGATGGTTGAAGCAACATGAGGCGTCAGTTGCTCTCGCTGCATGCACAAGTTTGAATTTGTAGCCATATTGTTTGAGAATCTCATAAGCACCTGCTAGAAGAGCATAGACCCAAGAAATTAGCATTACCTCATATGACTGGAGATCATCCAATAGTCTCAATATTATGCAAAGATCCTTTACAATTTTAGGCATGGTAGAAACCCAATCAAAAGAGTCCTTCGTTGCTATGTCGTCCATTCCAACAAAGGAAGCGCATGCCAACAGGTGACATGCACCAGTCCTTAGTGAAACCTGTAGATGCTCATTGACCGTTCTTGGAATATATCCTTCTTCACGCATTTTTACCTCCTTGTTGTAGCCTCTAATCAGATCTATTGTCTGCAGATATATACCAGTTAGTACATAAGGAAattcacatatatatatatatcataatATCAAAATATACATTTTTTGTATAACTTTTAGTTGAAGATGTATATATAGATTTAATAGTAAGAAGGGAAATGTAATAACATACAAAGTTTTTCAGGTAGGCCATGCGATATTTCTCATCCCGCGCTAGCTCATGGTCCATGGCTTCATAGCTATCAAAAAATTTTCCAAGCGCATGCTTCATGCACTCCGGGAGTCCATCACCAAATTTTGTATCCCATCTGCGATTTATTATTTCCCACCAAATATATGAATGTTACATACTTACATGTGTCCACAAAACAATAGAAAGAGAGCTAACATACTAACAATGTATCCTTCACGGGATTCAAGTCATCCATAATTATATATTGTGCATGCAAAGTTCTTATTATGAGTACATTTAGAGTCACTCAAAACTGAGGTTGgtgataattttttttagttATGTGCCTTATAGAAGATATAGGTTAAATGTGTTGCAATTATCTGACATGGAAACCCACTGCATAAAACACATGAGAAATTGatacaaaaatataaagattCAGCAAAAGTTTAGTTCAGAATTTCAGAGAATGGATATCATTTTATTAAATTAGACATAAGCGGGTCCTGATTCATCTTTCATGGATGCAATACTTAAATACCTAAAAATGACATACCAATTTCACTTTAGTGATTCTTTGCATGGAACTTAgaaaataaattcaaaattttaatttattatGTAGCATAGAAAATATTTCTCATCAGGCAAGCAGGCACAAACCTTTCTACGCAGTTGGTGAGTAACTCACACTCTTCCATAGTTCCATAGGAATCAAAGATATCATCAAATATGCCGATTATAGCAATCATCATAGTCAATATGATTCGGCCTCGTGACTGGCATGGTTCAAAATATACTCCTACAATCCAAAAATAGCACTCAACGACTCTATCCCGGGCAAATGGAAGCTTTGACTCAATCTCTAGACCCTTCCACCATCTGCTTCGTTTTGAAAACCTTATTCATTAGTATAGGTGTTTAAGAACTCAAGTAAAAGAATAAAATTAGAATTATATATGAATCCATGTTCTTTATTAGTAATGATTTTCATTCTTTGAAATCGTAATATATGGGACAGATTTTAAACAATGGCAGTACTACACCTTGTAATGATTTCCAATTCCTGCTGATGACGCAACTGCATAATATTAGAATTTAACTTTGCAAGTTGCAGCACTGTGTCATGCACTGTAACATCTTTCTCCAATGTGGAGACATAATACTTTGACTCGTAAATTCTGACCCTTCTAGGGAGGGGAATCTCAAGTGCACATTTGATTTCATGTGCTAATGATCCTTCCAGCGAGGGTAATATTGCTTCTAAATGAGTTCTGGT
This window of the Panicum virgatum strain AP13 chromosome 1K, P.virgatum_v5, whole genome shotgun sequence genome carries:
- the LOC120700602 gene encoding alpha-terpineol synthase, chloroplastic-like isoform X7, whose protein sequence is MQFSSFYMGRFLPTLLRRSSFLQTADVFVRFKDQEGSFLANNPVELLSLYNAAHLGTHGEIILDEAVVFTRTHLEAILPSLEGSLAHEIKCALEIPLPRRVRIYESKYYVSTLEKDVTVHDTVLQLAKLNSNIMQLRHQQELEIITRWWKGLEIESKLPFARDRVVECYFWIVGVYFEPCQSRGRIILTMMIAIIGIFDDIFDSYGTMEECELLTNCVERWDTKFGDGLPECMKHALGKFFDSYEAMDHELARDEKYRMAYLKNFTIDLIRGYNKEVKMREEGYIPRTVNEHLQVSLRTGACHLLACASFVGMDDIATKDSFDWVSTMPKIVKDLCIILRLLDDLQSYEREQLTPHVASTIKSYMKEHNVSIQIARKKIEELKEDTWKDFNHEWLNPDNGVPRQLLESIFNMTRTMEFMYNQDDNFTNCQNLKDTIHLLFCGALCYLLLVQTIPTNKVCCLMPREGSPYQPAPCSALSCTIFCYFSHCVFGVY